The genomic segment TGAGTAACTAAATAAAACTACAATCTGCCAATTGCTAAGCTATTACAGTTTATCTGTGTTAGTGTCAGGGAATGGGAGCAGGCACAGAcacatgaataaacacacatgaGAAAGTATCTCAGAGAAGTGTTTATTCACTGACCAGTAATGGAATGAAATGTAGGctacaaagcagcagcaaaaccAAGATGGGACACTGGCTGGACTATGAAGCATGCCCAGAATGATGAATTGTGAGCTGATAAGAAACTGTACAGCATTGGATAAACTGTGATATACAAATGAATTAATCTATGAGTACCACTGGCAGATGTTTAGGACATGCAGACCTAAGTCCCAGTATGACAGGGGTGAGCAGTTGCTATGGGGATGGTGTGATATTGTTACAACCTTTCAGcgtttttgttttactttgtacTCGCCTCAGTTGGGACACTTGAAACGTGATGTAAATCCAGGGGTCAAATATCTGATTGCAGGTGACCATTCGTATGTAGAGTAAAAGATTTTCACCTTGTACAGGACCAGCAGTCAGTGCTTTCACCAGAACATATATCTGTGCAGGGTGTCACACAACTGAGGTTAAACAGGACGGCAGGAAAATATGTGCTTCAGTCAGGCACCAGACTTTGACCCTTCTATTCCTTATTATAAACTGCTAAAATGCTTGTAGGAATTAAAAGCCTCCCCGGTGGTAGAATAACAGCTATGTGTTAAATTCTGGAATGAATGGCTTGAAAGCAGCATAGACTGCACCAGTTTGTGATGGGATTGACtaattttattaaaattaaaacagaaactgtaTTACAAAAGTTTCAAAGATCTCATCAAAAATTCCTCACAAGAGGTTTATTTGTTTACCACAGACCCATACTTCATGATAAGATGACATAATAGTGAGCAGGTTTATCAGGGTGGTATCAGTGAGCACTTCATTCCTTTCAACCAAAGGCTTGAGGAACAAAACTAAAATACAAGCTGACATGACAAAGTATAGTTTTCCTTTAAAAGCACTGTTCCACCCATGCTCTTGAACTTATATTAGTTGTCATCTCAAGCTGGGCATCATAGGGTCCTGTGATCCAGGCTAAGATCAGATTAACCCTCAGATCAGCTAGTTAGGAGGCCTCATTGCTAAGGAGGAATGAAGCAGGCAGAAGGGAAGTCATTAAAGTTAAAACATCTGAAGGGAAACACTGGTAACAACAAAAGCTGGACAGACAGGGTAAGGGTTGGGTTTTTTCCCAGATACACAAGAAACCACTATCATGactgaatgtatttttatctTCCCATCTACAACCTTATGGGTGATGTTTTGTTGATAGTTCTTTCATTAAAGTTTAGTCtatcacaaaacacattatcagcttcttttttttttttactctgtggcATTTAACAAATTAGAATCTCAATCTATGTTATGTAGAAACCTACAGAGACAATAAAAGGGTAAACGTTTTTGTGGATAGCTTTCTGGTGGACAGTTATAGTCAATGACATCTATAGTCATTTGCTAACAATGTGCAAAATGTGAAGATACGTGTAGGAAAGTAGAAAGATTGAGTGAACAGATATTCCCCCCTCTGCCTGCAGCCACAGAAGGCACATTAGCCTATGGGTCTTATCACCACACAACACATGCTGTCACAGACCACAGACTATAGTTAGAGAGGCCAATACTCATTTACACAGGTTGAAACAAGGCCAGAGACTTTCCTGTTGAGTGCTGGCCCATAGCAGTTTAACAATAGGCTCAGAGTGCTCTATTTATTTTGCAGCTTTCTGTCAGTTATCTTAGAAAAAGCTCACAAAAAGCGTGACAAACCACACCAATGTGTTAGGAAAGGGCATTATTGTGTATTAAAGGTTTTTCTTGACAATAGAAGTGTGCAGAGATAACAGAATTTCTCTCACTGACTGTATTCAGTTGGGGAAACACTGTATCAATCTTAAATTAACcctaaatgttttaatgtaaagATACACACTAGACTAAAGTTGTAAACATATTACATGCAGACACATTTGAGAAACTCACCAGGAGGGGGCACCAGCAGATAGAAGCGATTACCATGATCAGGATGAGCTGAACCATCATCTCCACTTCATGGTCTCTGGCGCCGCTGCCTCCTGTGCTGCCCGCAGCACACCTTGATCAGGGTCACCACACTTATCGTATTCAGCAGGAATGACACAGCGATGCACATCAACCCAACAACTGAGAAGAGCAGGGAGAAGACCTGGTCATTCCCCTCAAAGCTGATGTTGAAAAAACACCAGGAGCCGGGCCGTTGTATGTGGTAGCTCCCAATGCCCATTAGTGGCAGCAGGGCGATGCAGCCGGCGATAAACCACACCATCAGCACCATGGAGACTGTCCGGCTCTTGGGTGTGCTGGTGGAGCGTGCAAATGGACAGTTGATGCCAATGAAGCGCTCCACAGCCATGGCAGCACCAAGCAGCAGTGGGCACAGTCCGTAGAAGACCATGGACATGCCCATGAAGTTGCAGAAGTGGCAGTAAGGGTCTAAACTGCGCCAGTTAAAGTTTGTAAAACGGAAGGTGACCACAATGGAGCCTGTGACCAGAAGACCCATGAAGTCAGTCACCACCAGGCCGCCAAGGAAGATCAGGAAGGAGGAGCGTGAGCGGCTGTGTCCCTGCAGGAAAGACTTGACGAGAACTACGAAGGCGATGAGATTGGAAATGAGACCGACAGCACAGAAGATGGCCGGAAAGTAGGCTGAGGCTACGGTGGGGAGGTAGCTTAGGTTGAATGGAGGGCTTTTGATGGAGTAGCAGAGAGGGGTGCTGTTGCCGGCTGAGGCATTCATGGTGGCAGGCAGGTGCAGGGTTGCTGATTTCAGATGACTCAGAGATGTAAAGATGATACCAGTTGGAGGAATTTCATTCCTCTCTTCAACCTCAAAAGTAAAATGAGAGGAGTTACATTTCAAGACATTCTTCATATTGGAAAGTTTGGCTTG from the Lates calcarifer isolate ASB-BC8 linkage group LG17, TLL_Latcal_v3, whole genome shotgun sequence genome contains:
- the tbxa2r gene encoding LOW QUALITY PROTEIN: thromboxane A2 receptor (The sequence of the model RefSeq protein was modified relative to this genomic sequence to represent the inferred CDS: deleted 1 base in 1 codon) codes for the protein MNASAGNSTPLCYSIKSPPFNLSYLPTVASAYFPAIFCAVGLISNLIAFVVLVKSFLQGHSRSRSSFLIFLGGLVVTDFMGLLVTGSIVVTFRFTNFNWRSLDPYCHFCNFMGMSMVFYGLCPLLLGAAMAVERFIGINCPFARSTSTPKSRTVSMVLMVWFIAGCIALLPLMGIGSYHIQRPGSWCFFNISFEGNDQVFSLLFSVVGLMCIAVSFLLNTISVVTLIKVCCGQHRRQRRRDHEVEMMVQLILIMVIASICWCPLLVYTVQTVLSKAKTEDKFLLLYIRFATWNQILDPWVYILFRRAVLKKIYPRFDMSRGSIMTLYPYFSDTMRRLTRSSLGSTPGSDATGDRRKSNVTPLSTLKPDPPSP